GATCTGGACGGGAGCAGAAGGCGCCGCGACGGTCGCGCGTCGCGGCGCGTCCACGCCAGTGGCGGACTCTGATCGATTTCTGGTCCGTTTCGTGTCTTCTCGCCCGTAGACTCGATCCACAATCGGCCCTGCGAACGGAGCTTCCATGTCAGAGAAGACAGGCGCCCGCTACAGCGGGTTGCGCAGATACAACATCATCGCCGCGGTCGTCCACGCGGCTCAGGCAGTCGCGGTGGTGCTCCTCGCGACCGACTTCACCCTGCCGGTGACGGCCACCTATCTCGAGGGGCCTCCAGGAACCCCGCCAGGGGATTCCGTCCTTCTGTGGGATCTGTCGACCCCGATGCTGATCGCGCTGTTCCTCGCGCTCTCGGCGGTGTTCCACGTCATCGTCTCCTCGCCGCCGTTCTTTGCGCGATACAGGGCGGGCCTCGAGCAGGGGCATAACTACTTCCGCTGGGTCGAGTACTCCCTGTCGAGCTCGCTCATGATCGTCATCATCGCCCAGCTCGTCGGCATCTCCGACGTCGTGGCACTGCTGGCGCTGTTCGGCGTCAACGCATCGATGATTCTGTTCGGCTGGCTCCAGGAGCGCTATCACACGCCGGGCGACGGCGGATGGCTGCCCTTCATCTTCGGATGCTTCGCCGGAGTCATTCCCTGGATCGGCGTCGTCATCTACACGATCGCCCCGGGCTCGACGACAGGCGCAGAGCCGCCAGGCTTCGTCTACGGGATCATCGTCTCGCTGTTCCTGTTCTTCAACGTCTTCGCCATCGTTCAGTGGCTCCAGTACCGGCCGGTCGGCAGGTTCCGCGACTACCTCGTGGGGGAGAGGCTCTACATCACCCTCAGCCTCACGGCGAAGTCGGCACTCGCCTGGCAGATCTTCGCGGGGACCCTCGCGGGCTGAGCCGAGCGCGCGCCGGTGATCGGGCCGAACACTGCTGCTCTATCTCTCGGCGGCTCGAGCCGAGCGACAGAGCAGCAGTCATGTGAACCAAGAGGTCACGGGAGTGGGCCCGATGACGCCGGGCGATGCGTACACTCTGTCGTTATGACGGGCCCCCAACCGGAGAAGACTGACGATGGTCGATGGATCATTGTCAGCGGTCGCCGCTGGCGCGCCACCGATCCCGCGATTCCGGAAGGGCTCAAGGACGAGCTTGTGCATGAGCTCATGCGGGCGAGGCGTGCGATCAAGAGCGGCGACCTCACCGCCCGAGCCCGCGTTCACGCGGCGAAGGTGGCGCTGGGCGAGCGCGGTGAACCCTGGTGGGAGCCCACTGACGAGGGGCGGCGCGCCCGAGCTCTGGCCGCGACCAGCACGCTGCTGAGGGAGCGACGAGGCGAGCCGGTGCACGCCGACGAGGTCGCCCGGGTGGTTGGCGGAGACGGTTGGCAGGACATCTTGGCAATCGTCGAGAGCGTCTTTCGGGACCAGCACTCCAATGAGAAGTGGGTCCTCCAGGAGGACGATGCGGGGCTCAGCGTAACGGCCGGGCCGGGCTTCGAGACCTGATGCGGCACCCGGGTCTGGATCCGAGGGCACGAAGTCACGCGATGCCGCGGTGGAAGGTCGTGGAACCGCCTAAGCGTGTCGAGGTGAGGTGCCGAGCCACATCTGAGCGCAGTCGCTCCACGTGCTCAGGAGAAGACGCTGACCAGGTACATGACTGATACCCCCAGGAGGACGACCGCATGGACGGTGGTTGCTCTCTTCGCTCCGAGTATCGAGAGGGAGATGAAGGCGAGAATCGCCAGGAATGCGATGTTGGTCGCCGACTCGGCGAAGACGATGTGCTGGCCGGTGAAGAGCCCGATCGTGAGCACCGTTGGAATGGTGAGGCCGACGACCGACACCATGGCCCCGTGGGTGAGGTT
This is a stretch of genomic DNA from Flaviflexus salsibiostraticola. It encodes these proteins:
- the heR gene encoding heliorhodopsin HeR; translation: MSEKTGARYSGLRRYNIIAAVVHAAQAVAVVLLATDFTLPVTATYLEGPPGTPPGDSVLLWDLSTPMLIALFLALSAVFHVIVSSPPFFARYRAGLEQGHNYFRWVEYSLSSSLMIVIIAQLVGISDVVALLALFGVNASMILFGWLQERYHTPGDGGWLPFIFGCFAGVIPWIGVVIYTIAPGSTTGAEPPGFVYGIIVSLFLFFNVFAIVQWLQYRPVGRFRDYLVGERLYITLSLTAKSALAWQIFAGTLAG
- a CDS encoding DUF3253 domain-containing protein, whose translation is MTGPQPEKTDDGRWIIVSGRRWRATDPAIPEGLKDELVHELMRARRAIKSGDLTARARVHAAKVALGERGEPWWEPTDEGRRARALAATSTLLRERRGEPVHADEVARVVGGDGWQDILAIVESVFRDQHSNEKWVLQEDDAGLSVTAGPGFET